Sequence from the Fragaria vesca subsp. vesca linkage group LG4, FraVesHawaii_1.0, whole genome shotgun sequence genome:
TTGGACTAGTTATTTCCAATTAATTCTGATTAGAGAAAATTTAATGCGCCTTGGTGTAGTATTTGTTAAGTGTCAGTGGGTTGGGATCTACATTATCTCATATCATCAGATTCGATCTGTTGGTAGCTTTTGAGGTTGCCAATCTTGAAGGGGGGATAATAGAAAAAAAAATGTACTAAAACAGTAGAAATTTTCTTTATGTTTCAAAAATATGTGCATTAGGTTAGCAGTGAGCATTTTGCAGTTCTGTTTTTTTTTCTTTCTTTTAATTGAATCAAACTTTATCTCCTAATTTCTTTCTGTTGAATACTTTGCTGAATTTTTGCCACCTCCATTCCTATAATCTTATCAGAGAAACATTTGTTAATAACTTAATATTCATGAATTATAATAATTCCTTACGAACTCCACCATTATAATGTAAAGACTAAAGAGATTGATGCGGGCTGTGGGTATAAGACGTGGAAAACTCTCGGACAGTCGGACTAGTATTAAAATGTAGAAGATTATGGGCATGAACAAGAATGCAGTATTTTAGTTGGTCAGATTTCAGAACTCATATTTAAAGAATATACATCTTATTGAACTCAATCTTCAGTAACGTCGATCAAGTAGAGGAACAATGTTCGATTAAAAAAAATAAATAATAGAACTTGTATTCTCACCAATCCCAAAGGAGAAACTCGATGGCCTCGTTGGAACTTTACTGGAAATTTTTCAATGGCACTAAATCCTGAATGGAAATCTAAATGGCCTCGTTAGAAATTCACCTCTTACCAAATGCAATCTCCGTTTGAATGGAAAATCTTGTGAAATATACTGTACAAATAAACCTTAATACGGACCAGGATAGCAGAAGAAGCCAAGACAAGAATTAAACCAGCACCGTTGTTAGTGAAGAAGACAACACTCTCAGCTCCTCTTTCTTCTCCTAACTATATACCGGTGTTATCTGCAAGCTGCTATTTTGAAACCACCCATTCTTAAACAAAAGCTTTCTTCTTCTTCTTCCTCTCCTCTGCTCTCAAATATTTGAGTTCAAAAGAAACCCAAAACAAAAAAATGCCGACGCTGAACCTGTTCACGAATGTTCCGGTCGACGCAGTGATAGTCTCCGACATTCTCAGGGACGCAACCAAAGCCGTCGCCAAAATCATTGGCAAACCCGAGTCCGTTAAGTCTCTCCCTTTCCTCCCTATTCTCTCTTCTTAATTCATCTTCCTGGGCGTGCGTGCACATAAGGTGTTCGATGAAAGTACTGAACCAACTGTAGAGTAAATTCTGCTGTTCATTCTTATTCATTGTTTACTTGTTCTGTTTTCTTCAGTATGTGATGATTTTGCTCAATGGGAGCGTGCCGATTGCGTTTGCGGGCACGGAAGAGCCGGCTGCGTATGGGGAATTGATCTCCATTGGGGGCATTGGACCCAGTGTTAATGGGAAGCTGAGTTCAACTATTGCAGAGATTCTGGAAACCAAGCTTTCCATAGAAAGCTCTCGCTTCTACATCAAATTCTATGACGTTCAGGTCAGTACAATAAACTAGTTTACAAACACGTGCAACTTTTGCTACTTTACTGCACTAGTGTTCAGTTTTGCAACTCAAAGTTCTATACATATAGCTCTTCATGTTGCATAAAACACTTTGGGTTTATCCGACCTTGCAAATAGTGTTTCCTGCTTCGTTTTTGGTGCTACTAGTTTAGATTTTGAAACAGCTTGTTAATGAACTGGATAATAAGGTTTGCTTTTTCAATGTGCTAATCAGTATATAATCCTAATGCACTAGTCAAACGAATTACTGTATAGATCAGTTCTTTGATTCGGTTAACATTCTGATCAGTAGACTTTGTTCGAGTATCTGTGGTAGTAGTATGGATATTGTTGAACATGTTAAAGTCGTTACCCAGCACTTATTTCAACAATGCTTATTCAGTATTGAGCTGCTCCTTATTGTTTGCTTATCAGTTTGTGCGCTCATCTTTTCTGTTGCAGCGGCCATTCTTTGGCTTTAATGGCTCAACATTCTGATCACAACTGTGTGGGGACTGTTTGAAGACTGGCTTGCTATTGGCTTACTCTTTCCCTCAGTAATTCTCGCTAAGATGAAACAAGTCTGTTAAGAGTACTGTTCGATGTGATTATTTAACATTTATCTTTATGAAAAAGAGTTCATCTGAGATTCTGAGCTTCATTATTTACTAGTTGCCGTGGTGACATTTGATGAAGAGGAAAGTGTTGAAACAGGAGGCCTTGAGTCAACACTTGCTTGCAACTATCATAGAATGAGAAATGTTCTCAGTTCTCACATTCCAAGATTTAATGGTCGTCATGCTCACTCTTTCTAACATGGAGGATTGATATTAAAGAGCAAATGTTTCTTCAAATGCTGGAACTGGAATCAGATTCGGAAGCAACATATTAAATTCGATTTAGGTTTGTAATTCTGAACTATCATTAGCAGACAGACCCAACAACAAAACTCTGTTCGGTTGTAACGACATGGGGTCCCAAAGATGATGATCTTCTTGCTGTGCTGAAGCTTCTACAGTCACAAAATCATTAGCAGCTGGAGCTGATACAAGGAGATGACGTTCACGGCTGGGGGGAAGAGCAAAATACCTTACTTTAGGCAACCTACCTTGGTGTGTTCTAATTCTTTCAGTACTATCAAAGTTTTGCCTTACCTTTCCTCAAAAGAAAAAAGTTCTGCCTTTGCCTTCACTTGAGTGGTCAGTAGTAGTCACTAATTCCCAACAAGGTTCTTAGTCTCTAGCAAACACGAAGGGAGTTGTCAGCTGTGATTGATTCGTTAAGGCTCATTCATCCTAGAAACTAGAAAGGCTCCTCTCGCCCTGGACAATTTTGGCTGGAACATTTAATTATTTTGCTAATGATTTACTAGTTAAAAATAATTCGTCATTTTTACCTTTTCATTTTATATGGAGAATATTTTGCACTAAACTATCAAACACATTTTCAAATTTTGAAAATAAAATTTTGTTGATATTTCATGAATCATTTTCAAAATCGTTACCGAACAATCCATTAACTTTTTAGTTACAAAATTATAGTTCTTTCATAAAAGTGATTATAAATGCTCTAATATCTCTTCTTAATTTTATTATATTATACTAATTAAAGTGATGGTAAATATCATAATGACTGAGGCAATCACCAATTCTGATACAGGAAGAGACCCAAAATTAACTTCTCCATATGGGACAAATGGAAACAAATGCATGTACATATATAGTAGCGATTTTGGTATATGATGTCGGAAGAGCGGTTGTCCTTTATAGTTTTTAGGTGGGCCGTAAGGAATCAGTTTGGTTATAATTGAACCGTATCGGTTCTTGTCCATTGGAGGAGTAGGAAAACTATTATGTCCGTCACCACCCACAGCCACTCTCATTAGGTTTTTTTTTTTTTTTTTTTTTTGTTTAAATGAAACCAACTCTCATAGTTTGTAATTCTGAATTTTATTGTATAGAATTTTCCTTTCTCAAAAAAAATTTAAAAAAAAAAGAAAAGAAATATTAACTTCTCCAAGGCACAAATGGAAACAATAGCATGTACATCAGTACATGCATGCACATCTCTCAAATGGTAAGGTATCATAGCATTTACACAGCTCTACCGAAAAGAAAAACAATTTCTTAGCTTTTATACAGTTTAACCAAAAAGGAAAAGACATCATAGTTTTACACGACCTCCACACATATGCACATAGTGATTAATATAAATCAGACCCCCAATGCTTCACTTCCACAGGTTTGCTCTTTGAGAATCGAAAATGGCAGCACCTCCCCAACCCATTCTAATCTTCTTCCTCATTACAGTCTCTGCGTTCCATCTGACATTGTCGAAACCTAATGGTTTCACCCTCAAGCTCATCCCCAGGGACTCCCCCGAATCTCCAATATACCCAGGAAACCTCACCACACTCGAACGAATCGAAAATTGATCGAGTTCTCCCAAGCCAGGGCTCGCTATATAGAACTAACCTCGTCTCCAAATGCAATCACCTTGTACCCCGAA
This genomic interval carries:
- the LOC101295703 gene encoding macrophage migration inhibitory factor homolog yields the protein MPTLNLFTNVPVDAVIVSDILRDATKAVAKIIGKPESYVMILLNGSVPIAFAGTEEPAAYGELISIGGIGPSVNGKLSSTIAEILETKLSIESSRFYIKFYDVQRPFFGFNGSTF